In Salinirussus salinus, the following proteins share a genomic window:
- a CDS encoding competence/damage-inducible protein A → MRVALVTVGDELLAGDTVNTNAAWLGRKLADRGVDVERVTVVPDREGDIARVVNEYRAEYDAVLVTGGLGPTHDDLTMDAVAAAFGTETAESEAVYEWLAEDGYAREDLSEGTAHIPRGAEMLENPEGVAPGCVIGTVYVLPGVPAEMKAMFELVADRFEGEPIYTETVVADEPESRLVDRVARVREEFDVDVGSYPGETVRLKVRGSDERAVASAAAWLRERVEPAG, encoded by the coding sequence ATGCGCGTCGCGCTGGTGACCGTCGGCGACGAACTGCTGGCCGGCGACACCGTCAACACGAACGCCGCGTGGCTGGGTCGGAAGCTGGCCGACCGCGGCGTCGACGTTGAGCGGGTGACCGTCGTCCCCGACCGGGAGGGAGACATCGCCAGGGTCGTCAACGAGTACCGCGCGGAGTACGACGCGGTGCTGGTCACGGGCGGGCTGGGCCCCACCCACGACGACCTGACGATGGACGCGGTGGCGGCCGCGTTCGGGACCGAGACCGCCGAGAGCGAGGCGGTCTACGAGTGGCTTGCCGAGGACGGCTACGCCCGCGAGGACCTCTCCGAGGGGACGGCACACATCCCCAGGGGCGCGGAGATGCTCGAGAACCCCGAGGGGGTCGCCCCCGGCTGTGTCATCGGGACCGTCTACGTCCTCCCGGGAGTGCCGGCGGAGATGAAGGCGATGTTCGAACTCGTCGCCGACCGGTTCGAGGGCGAACCGATATACACCGAGACCGTCGTGGCCGACGAGCCCGAGAGCAGGCTCGTCGACCGGGTGGCGCGGGTCCGCGAGGAGTTCGACGTCGACGTGGGGAGCTACCCGGGGGAGACGGTGCGGCTGAAAGTGAGAGGGAGCGACGAGAGGGCTGTCGCGAGCGCGGCGGCGTGGTTGCGCGAGCGGGTCGAACCCGCCGGGTAG
- a CDS encoding DUF5803 family protein, with product MNRRTLALGGLLALLVLSGCAGSTQVPEEDLSADAEYDWETNATVAVDVSDASYQTVVNLTNTSTLEIYQRSALGGDGAVRISALQFRYPNGTVVNASEGNLSATLEAERTQINLPAEAGKVGYTAERVGNQFTLPVFAEGSYSVRLPPSTRVGVPILSHADPGGYETSVADDRMTLRWNDLSEGAISVRYYLQRDLWIFGGIAVISVTLGVGGLVYYLRQIRQLEKKREELGLDVDYEDDPTDDGPPPGMR from the coding sequence ATGAACCGGAGGACGCTCGCGCTCGGAGGGCTGCTCGCGCTTCTCGTGTTGAGCGGCTGTGCCGGCTCGACGCAGGTCCCGGAAGAGGACCTGAGCGCGGACGCCGAGTACGACTGGGAGACGAACGCGACGGTGGCCGTGGACGTGAGCGACGCCTCCTACCAGACTGTGGTCAATCTCACGAACACGTCGACGCTGGAGATCTACCAGCGCAGCGCCCTCGGCGGCGACGGCGCGGTGCGGATCTCGGCGCTGCAGTTCCGGTACCCCAACGGCACCGTGGTGAACGCCAGCGAGGGGAACCTCTCGGCGACGCTGGAGGCCGAGCGCACGCAGATCAACCTCCCTGCGGAGGCCGGGAAGGTCGGCTACACCGCCGAGCGTGTCGGTAACCAGTTCACTCTGCCCGTCTTCGCCGAGGGCTCCTACAGCGTCCGTCTGCCTCCGAGCACCCGGGTCGGCGTCCCCATCCTCTCACACGCCGACCCCGGGGGCTACGAGACCAGCGTCGCCGACGACCGGATGACGCTGCGGTGGAACGACCTCTCGGAGGGGGCCATCAGCGTCCGCTACTACCTCCAGCGCGACCTCTGGATCTTCGGGGGGATCGCGGTGATATCCGTGACCCTCGGGGTCGGCGGGCTTGTCTACTACCTCAGACAGATCCGCCAGCTCGAGAAAAAGCGCGAGGAGCTGGGGCTGGACGTGGACTACGAGGACGACCCGACCGACGACGGGCCGCCTCCCGGGATGCGGTAG
- a CDS encoding DUF2110 family protein, protein MVVLATKCYVDGEARERALDGLASMVADDVGDLDVEYEVGVRDDGFPAVTVEGPDAVAARNVLRERWGEITPHLEEGETYVGTLESWDGDGFVLDAGREVQVPADELGLGQGTPAQVRQRFGLVQHLPLRFVYGDPPRLAEEERDRLYEWTRGTGRVNVNSATRAEIRATVNRAGHADDILTVERLGLLEGSIVCAEGTDPPGLLASIGGYLRSELLAVVP, encoded by the coding sequence ATGGTCGTACTCGCAACGAAGTGTTACGTCGACGGCGAGGCCCGCGAGCGGGCGCTGGACGGGCTGGCTTCGATGGTCGCGGACGACGTCGGGGACCTGGACGTCGAGTACGAGGTCGGCGTCCGGGATGACGGCTTCCCGGCGGTGACCGTCGAGGGACCGGACGCCGTCGCCGCCCGGAACGTCCTCCGGGAGCGGTGGGGAGAGATCACCCCCCATCTGGAGGAAGGCGAGACCTACGTCGGGACCCTCGAGTCCTGGGACGGCGACGGCTTCGTGCTCGACGCCGGCCGGGAGGTTCAGGTCCCCGCCGACGAACTCGGGCTCGGCCAGGGGACGCCCGCGCAGGTCCGCCAGCGCTTCGGCCTCGTCCAGCACCTGCCGCTGCGTTTCGTCTACGGCGACCCGCCGCGGCTGGCAGAGGAGGAACGCGACCGCCTCTACGAGTGGACCCGCGGGACCGGACGGGTCAACGTCAACAGCGCCACCCGCGCCGAGATCCGGGCGACGGTCAACCGCGCCGGCCACGCCGACGACATCCTGACCGTCGAGCGGCTGGGCCTGCTCGAGGGGAGCATCGTCTGTGCCGAGGGGACTGACCCGCCGGGGCTGCTGGCGAGTATCGGGGGGTATCTCCGCTCGGAACTGCTCGCCGTCGTGCCATAA
- a CDS encoding transcription factor codes for MAFEELLEDPVIQKYLHELVGPKGMPVAAAPPDGEVTDEELAEELGLELNDVRRALFILYENDLASYRRLRDEDSGWLTYLWTFQYEDIPEQLEEEMERLLAGLHERRQYELDHEFYLCETDGLRFEFGEAMDFGFECPQCGSDLEALENTRLVEAMDDRIEALSDELNTDPADAEV; via the coding sequence ATGGCTTTTGAGGAACTCCTCGAGGACCCCGTGATACAGAAGTACCTCCACGAGCTGGTCGGTCCCAAGGGGATGCCGGTCGCGGCAGCCCCGCCGGACGGCGAGGTGACCGACGAGGAGCTCGCGGAGGAGCTGGGCCTGGAGCTCAACGACGTCCGCCGGGCGCTGTTCATCCTCTACGAGAACGACCTGGCGAGCTACCGGCGGCTGCGCGACGAGGACTCGGGGTGGCTGACCTACCTCTGGACCTTCCAGTACGAGGACATCCCCGAACAGCTCGAAGAGGAGATGGAGCGACTGCTCGCCGGGCTTCACGAGCGCCGGCAGTACGAGCTCGACCACGAGTTCTACCTCTGTGAGACCGACGGCCTCCGATTCGAGTTCGGCGAGGCGATGGACTTCGGCTTCGAGTGTCCCCAGTGTGGCAGCGACCTCGAGGCCCTGGAGAACACCCGTCTCGTGGAGGCGATGGACGACCGGATCGAAGCGCTCAGCGACGAACTCAACACCGACCCCGCAGACGCCGAGGTCTGA
- a CDS encoding tRNA (cytidine(56)-2'-O)-methyltransferase — translation MRGSPEVAVLRLGHRPGRDERMTTHVGLTARALGADRVILAGEGTSRADTVEDITDRFGGPFGVDTTDSPVAVIEEWEGVVVHLTMYGLPVQEEIADVREAHRSGPLLVVVGAEKVPWDVYEAADWNLAVTNQPHSEVASLAVFLDRLFEGAELDREWEDADRKVVPQAEGKRVEERGRE, via the coding sequence ATGCGGGGCTCGCCCGAGGTCGCGGTCCTGCGGCTCGGCCACCGCCCGGGCAGGGACGAGCGGATGACAACCCACGTCGGCCTGACCGCGCGGGCGCTGGGTGCCGACCGGGTCATCCTCGCCGGCGAGGGCACCAGCCGCGCCGACACCGTGGAGGATATCACCGACCGCTTCGGTGGCCCGTTCGGCGTCGATACGACGGACTCCCCGGTCGCGGTCATCGAGGAGTGGGAGGGCGTAGTCGTCCACCTCACGATGTACGGGCTGCCAGTCCAGGAGGAGATAGCCGACGTGCGCGAGGCCCACCGCTCGGGGCCGCTGCTCGTGGTCGTCGGGGCCGAAAAGGTGCCCTGGGACGTCTACGAGGCCGCCGACTGGAACCTCGCAGTCACGAACCAGCCCCACTCCGAAGTCGCCTCGCTGGCGGTCTTTCTGGACCGGCTGTTCGAGGGCGCCGAACTCGACCGGGAGTGGGAGGACGCCGACCGCAAGGTGGTCCCGCAGGCGGAGGGCAAGCGGGTCGAAGAGCGCGGGAGAGAGTGA